The Bacteroidetes bacterium GWF2_43_63 sequence GATAAAACCGAAATCAATGCTGCCGGGCACCGCGTGGCGCATGGTGGTGAATTCTTCTCAGAAAGTGCGTTTATTGATTCGAAAACCAAAGACGCTATTGAAAAGCTTATAGAACTGGCTCCATTACACAACCCTGCAAACCTCAAAGGTATTCTGGCCATTGAAGCATTGTTGCCAGGACTGCCTCAGGTGGCTGTTTTCGACACTTCTTTTCATCAATCAATGCCGGAGCATGCATTTCTTTACGGACTTCCATACGAAATGTATAAGGATAAAAAAATCCGCCGCTACGGATTCCATGGCACCAGCCATAAATTTGTTGCCGAAAAAGCAGCAACAATATTGGGACTGGACTGGACAAAATTGAAAATCATTACCTGCCATCTGGGCAACGGATCTTCAATTGCCGCTATTCTCAATGGTAAGTCGATTGATTCTTCGATGGGCTATACTCCTGTTGAAGGTTTGCTGATGGGAACCCGGGTTGGTGATCTTGACCTTGGCGCATTGCTTGCCATTATGGATCGCGAAAACATGTCGAATGCTGAAGCCAATACGCTCATCAATAAGAAAAGCGGATTGCTTGGTATTTCAGGTGTCTCTTCTGATATGCGCGACATTGAAATAGCTGCAGCCGAAGGAAATCATCAGGCCAACATGGCGCTGGAAGTTTTTGCCTATCGTGTGA is a genomic window containing:
- a CDS encoding acetate kinase, encoding MKILVLNCGSSSIKYQLFDMDKNEQALAKGLLERIGIPNSLLKHSSTGKDPIKETRDIPDHTVGIQWIIDTLLDPVKGCLKDKTEINAAGHRVAHGGEFFSESAFIDSKTKDAIEKLIELAPLHNPANLKGILAIEALLPGLPQVAVFDTSFHQSMPEHAFLYGLPYEMYKDKKIRRYGFHGTSHKFVAEKAATILGLDWTKLKIITCHLGNGSSIAAILNGKSIDSSMGYTPVEGLLMGTRVGDLDLGALLAIMDRENMSNAEANTLINKKSGLLGISGVSSDMRDIEIAAAEGNHQANMALEVFAYRVKKYIGSYMAALNGLDLLIFTGGIGENDGESRRRICSNMEGLGVEFDIEKNKGLRGTDAVISTSSSKVKVMTITTDEELVIARDTFRIVTK